The Gymnogyps californianus isolate 813 chromosome 6, ASM1813914v2, whole genome shotgun sequence genomic interval CCCACCCTCCGCTGCATCAGCCCTATTTTAAGAGCCTGGTTTCCCCCAcatccctttttcctcccctatTACTGCCAGATCTGCCCTCGCCCCAGCATTACCCGCAGCTGCAGGCTCCTTGCCCTGCACGTTTGGCCGGGGGGGTCGCATGGCATGAGGCACCCACGGTTTAAGCCCACTGTGCCCCCATGGCTGGGGGCTGGACCCAGCTGCCCCCAGACCCCCTACCCAGTGGGGACAGCAACATGCCATCTCTGGGGTCAGCGATCTGCCCCGGTCTGGGGGAACAGGGGACCAGCATCTTCCTCCCAGTGCTGGCACAGAAGCTTCTGGAAGGAGATCGGGGTAGCCCCCATGGAGGCTGGTGCTGTGCTTCCCCCTCCAGGGGGGTCACCTGTCCCTCCTTTGCCCCCCAGGACACCTCCATGCCACTTAGCTGCTGCCGCCCTGTTCCCACAGCAGGACCACGCCGCCCCCACTGCTCCCCAGGGGACGTGCCCATCACCTTGGTGTCCAGGCAGGCCCCGAGCCGCTTGTTTGCTCTGGCTCAGGGACAGGGCCGTTtcccagcagccctgtgccctGTTCTTGCTAGgatttctgctttcaaaggCATGGCAGGGAGCCGGCTGGGGCCTGGCTGGGAACCAGCAGCCCGAGGCGAGCCAGCATCGTCCTGGGAGCACAGCGAGCCCTGTGCCCACACCCCCTGCCAGGGCACCGGGGGCACAAGGGGACCCCCCTCTGCCTTGCCTGCATCGGCTGGGTCCCATGCTCAGAAATAAGCGCTCGGGACAGCCTCAAACTGAAAAGTCATTTTATTGGTACCATACATGACTCATAAATGGCACAAACtatggaggggaggaagaaaaaaaaaaaaaaccaaaaaaaaaaaccaaacaaaaaggcaTTACAGTGTGCCCGGGGGGGGCAGCGAGGGGCTCCGCACCCTCCATGGGAGCCCAGCAGCGCGGCAGCAAGAATCGTACCTTAATTGCAAAGCAgagcccccctccccaccacgCTGGGCTCCCACCCTCGGAGCCTACCCCCCACTTGCAAAGGGGCCGTGGGGACCCCCCATGCCTGTGGCTGGGGCTCCGTGGGGCTGAGCCCTCCGCCTCCAGGCTGCCCGTGGAGGGGCCCAGGAGCAGACGCAGGCATCTCTCCGGGCATTTTGGGCTTGAGATCAGGCCAGGCCTGAGCTAAGGGGCTCCCGTTTCCCTGCCCAACCCCAGGGACAGTAGAAGGAGGGGGGGACACAGGGTGTCCCCCGCCCCCGGCTCAGCCACCCCCTGCAGTCTCAGCCACAAGTGGGCGAGACACAGGGTGCAGGCAACACCCCTGCTCCAGGCCAGAGACCCCCACGCAGGGGGCAGCCCCTCAGCAACAcctgccagcccccagccccatggggcaGTGGGACACGTGCTGCGGGATCCCCagcggggagctggggggggggggagagtcTGGCGGAGAGAGTGGGGGGCACCCCCCCGCTCCCCCAAACCACAGGGCTGCTCCGCCTGCCCCAGGCTCCCTTACACACGCACAGACACGCAAACCTCTCGCACATGCACTCTTGCACACACACGCCCCCCCCCACCAGGGcagtcccccccaccccggccacCCCTGTGGCAGCACTCACTGCAACCCCACCTTGGGGCCATGCCAGGGGGTGCTCACGGGCAGCCCTGACCCCCGgctccccccaaaacccccctCCGAGGCTGCTGGGGTGAGCTGCCCTCCCCCGGCACCTCCCATCTTCTCCTTGGAAGAAGCCttggaagggattttttttttcttttttttttttttttaaaccaaaaaaaaccccaaaaattattattcttctcATCGTTTCCCCTAACATCAATGGAGGCACCTGCTCTAGTGATAACACATTGAAAGAACAGTATCGTACACACTGCCTACAGCGCGGAAATGTACAAGCACGAGGTACACGAACCCAaggcgggggggagcggggacaACAGCACACAAGATTTACATTGaggagggaggcggggggctGCCCCCCCGGCCCCTGGAGGGATTAGAAAGGAAGTCTGCAAAGTCTCTCCTTGGTTTGAAGCTCTCCGAACTGGATATAAAACGAGACTCCCAAGAGAAGAAGCCTGTACAAAAGTCAGGACAGGGTGAGAGGGctcagggtggggaggggggaaccggcgagggggctggggggggcttgtcccattttttttttctttcttttttttaaacttacaattttaataatattatttttttttcttaaaaaaagacaaaagtagGAGGTACCGGGAGCCAGGGGTTGCAAAGGGGCCCCAGGCGGACTCACGTGGGGCGGGGGAAAGcgcaggggctgcaggcagggagccagGGCACCGGCTGCTCTGGCAGAGCCGTGGGTCCTCCgtgccccccccagccctcccaccaCGCACTTCCTATATACAGAGTCCCCCCACGGCCCTGCTGCGCTCTCGCCCCGGGGAgcgaggggaaggggagggcgCAGGAGAGCGGGGAAATGCGACGGGGCCCTATCCTCGACACCACCCCAGCGCAGCAGGATCTGACCCCGGCTAGAGGAGGCTCCGTGGCAGAGCCGGTGGCGCAGGGAGGGCTTTCCATCACCGGcccccccacccagccccaggTTGGGCTGGGGATGTGCAACCCCGCTGCAGGTGGCTGCCCAGCAAACCCCAGCCATAGGacccggggaggaggaggaggagaagggtcTCCGGGCTGTGCCAGACCCCAACACATGGCATCTGTATGCCGCTGGCTTCCCGGTCATGCCAGCCGCTGCTGACACCTCCCTCCTAATTCCCCCCGCtcagcaggcaggggctgggcacATCAGGGCGGGGATGAGAAGCTCTCCGGGGAACaagcagggaggaagagggagaagggggaataACGAAGCTACAGCCCCCGGAAAcccacccctgccctggggTCCGGCGGGGAGGCAGGtgtggggggagcagggaggcggcggggggagagggctgggggctgcccgcCTGGCGCGTGCCCCGGGCCGTGCACCCCATCGGCTGCGCGGCGCCGATCCGCCCCCGGTACCTCCCCCGGTACCTCGCCGCTTCCCAGTCACTCTCCGTTGCAAATGTACAGGTAGATCGGTTGGGACTGAGTCcacggggcggcgggggggccgTTACTGCGACGCCTGCGACGTGGGGTTCTCTGACTTGCTCTCCTGGCTGGAGGGCGGTTTGCTGTTCCAGGGGCTGTTGGCCCCCAGCGCCGGCGAGTTGTTGAAGCTGTCCTCGTCGTCGATGCCGTTGGCGGCGTCAAACTGCGTGTTCTCCAGCCGGGTGATGAGCCGCTCGTCCTCGTCCCCAAACTCCCCCCCCATCAGCGTGGGCTCGCCTACCACCATCACATCCTGAAAGGGGAGACGGTCCCGAAACATAATCGAGGTGGGGGGAGCCCGGGCCGCCAGACCCCCCCCAACACCGCAGCCCCTTTTCCCAGCCGCAGGGCCACCTCCTCATCTCCATCGCAGGACCCGAGGCTCCGCGTGGGGCAGCACATCCTCACCCCCTCGCAGGGGAGGAAAGCAGCTCAGGGAAGGCAGCTGGAACAGGCAGTCCCCGGGGGTCTCCCCCTAGCCACTcccgggggccggggcagggagccctcccctccaccccgggggaggaagagagaatgGAAACGGGATGCTTACAGGTACCTGACTGGACAGGGCAAAGGTGCTGGCTGGGCTCTTCttcttgctgttgctgttgttggtGTTTCCCCCGCCGGAGCTCATGGTGCTGCCCCCCGACATCTTCCTTTTCCGGCGCTTGCTGGGCTGCTGCCGCGCTGGCTCCGCTGGCGGAGGAGGGAGACATGGTCAGTCCCGACAAGAAGGAGCTGGTGCCTCCCAGCCTCTTCTCTGCAAACCCCCCTTCTCTGCAAGGACCACATCCCCCCCTGGGGCAGCATCgccaccctcctcccctccgCAGCTTCACTGTCCCCCCAGCACAGGGGACAGAAGAGGGTGCAGGGAAGATTTCTGtccctgctttgctttccacaaGCAGCTGGCAGCCCCCGGGCAGGGAGcgctggctgcctgcagccccgctctgccccaGCGGGAAGGGAGGCCAGCAGAGAAGGAAGCCGGCTGCCTGACCCACTGCCCCCAGCCTCACAAGACAAGGCTCCGGGGTTGGGAGAAGCCTGCACCGAGGGCAGGGCCTGAGCGGGCAGCCCTGGCGACccgcaggcagcacagcaggcagcGTGAGACTCACCAGGCGGAGCGACCATCCGCTGCCACTTCTGGAAGAGGCAAGTCTTGAGGCAGTCCCGGGGACTGAGGCTGTAGGTCTTGTGCCGTGACATGAGCTCCTGCATTGGTTCTAGGATtacacagagctgcagggagcagatGGACACGGGGTTAGATGGCGATGCTCCAGGCCCCAGCAAAAGCCCCTCTGTTGGGCAGCTGTCTGTGCTGCACCGACCCAAACCGTGCTGTGAGCCTGTGGGCTCTGGCAGATCCACTGCCCCACGACTCTCTGCAGCCCATTTGCAAGATCCCTCTTGCAGAGCCTGCCCCACTGCCTCCCCGCACCCCAGGGCAGCCAGGCGTCGggcagctgagagcagaagATGTGGCCACCCTAGGCGCccctgcagaggcagagctgtatCCCCCCCCCTCTTCCCGTACGCTTACTCGGAGGTAGTTGAGTGTGGAGTTTGAGAGCCCACAGCGGGTGATGTTCTTGGATAACTGGTCCAGCATCTGGGGGTCCTGTGCCTAGGAGCGAGAGGGACAGATGGCTCAGCTGCATCCGGGCTGGGGACGGCCCTCCCGTGCCCCGGCCTGCAATGGGGGGACAGGGTTGAGGTCCCCCCAACCTgcacagcagggaaaggagctCAGCAGCCCTGTGTCACTCATGCCCCAGGGGAGCTCCCGGAGTGGTACTCACATGCATGGCAAGGATGCTGCGGGGGATGAGCTCTCGATGCTGGCGGATGCTGAAATGCCACGTCTTTATCCTCATCATGTCGTCGAACATGAACTCCAGGTAGAGCCGCCCCTCCACACACACCTGGGCAGGGCGCAGGGTCAGGCACAGCCTGCCgcccccttcccccagcccagaTCCCCTGGGAACCCACTGCTGCACACTGGGACACCCTCCCGGTGGCTTGCCCCTGCCTGCCATGAGACTCTGCACAAGCCAAACCCACAACGCCGGGGATCTCTGCAAAaaggggatgctgcagggctggctgagGCATGTGGAATTACAGTGTGGCACACAACAAGCCATGGAAATCAGCGTCCCTTGACCCGTGGGACTGCAGCTGCCATGAGGGCATGTCGGACCAAGGCATGAGGGGCAGGAGAAGCCGCGGGTGCCGCTGGTACCTGGGTGAACATGGGCTTGCCGTGCTGGGTGACCATGGTGCACTGGTCGCAGTCCAGTGAGACGAAGTTGTTGTGGAAGGACTCCTTGGGGTGCTTGAGCACGTAGTAGAGCTCCGTGGCCCCCCCTTCAAAGATGCTGCGGAAGTAACGGGGAATCAGAGTCCGGCCGATCGCTggagtgggagaaggaggaagataaTGTCAGTAAACCTGGTTCACCCAGGCGAGCCTCGGGGCTGCACGGGGAGGGGGCCCCCCAGTCCCTgccagctggaggcagctgaGCTCTGACACACTGCCTGCATCCCCCCCACAGCACAACCACCGCATCTCCTGCCGGAGGGGCAATGCCCTAGGGAAAGAGGGCTCAAGCTGCTACTCACTGTATCTCTTTGGTCCATCCTCCAAGCAGAAAGTGATTGTTAACATGGCGTCATCCTCAAAGAACTCCGTGGTGAAGGCATCCCACCACAGATTGTCACATTCCTGGGGACAGCAGAGAGATGCCAGGTTATGGGGAGGGGAGCCAGCCAGCCCGCCAGCCGCTGgctgccaggcacagcagccaCATGCTCAGCCCGCGGAGGGCTGTGCTCCCAGCTGAGTGCTCAGAGACAGCGATGATGAGCCCTGTCCCACGGCCAAGCGAGGGACAAGGTGCTCGGGGACCTGCACAGCGGGGCAGGACCCCGCTGCCAAGGGGACTCCTCCTAGAGCCAAGGCAGCTCGTGAGGGCAGGCAGCGCAGAGGACCCCATCCCCAAAACACACACCTGGAAGCATCCTCCCACCCCTGGCcgcccccctctcccccagctccccacctCTGTCCAGTTCTGCAGCCGCTTGTTGAGCTCAAATATCCTGTAGTCGGTCTGGTTCCCGTACGGCGTGTGCCTCCTGCCCAGGGAGCAGAGCAAGCAGTCAGAGGGGGAGGCAGCCgcagggtggggaggggtcCCGAGCCCGCAGTGGGGGGATGCACAGCCCctccagggctgggcagagtcCAAGCAACTTCCCCCCGCAAACCCCTGTGGCCAGCAGCATGCCAGCCCTGCCGAGGCATCCCCACCGCGGGCATGAGCTCCCCTCTCAGCGGGgtccccgccagccccccgTGCTTACCCGATTCCAGGCTCCAGGTACGTCGGTGGGTACATGGGAGTAGGTCTGGTGGGGGGAAAGAGATGCAGGCAGGTCAGTGCTGGTGGGgatctccctccctgcctgccacagctcccccttccctgcctACAGCAGCAGGCGGTCGGGCTCGCTGGAGGCGAGACCCCCACGCATGGTGTGGGCTGTACCCTGGCTGCCGACATCTGACAGCCCCATGGGGCGACCCGCACCCCTGAAATTGGGCTCTGCTCCTGCATTGGTGGCTGCTCCACTGCCCCTGGGACCTGGCCCACGGCGCTCCAGGGATGTGCCTggctcctctgcagctgggTCTGGTGCCAGGCAGGACGGAGGTTGGAGAAGGGGCTGTTTTGGCAGGAGCTGCGAGTGCTCCCTGTCCTGGGTCATCCCAGGGGCTTGGCCTGGCAAGGGGCTTCGCCCTGCAGAGCTCGGGGACCTGGGGGCTCCCTTCATCCCAAATATCACCCCTTCTCCACCTAGTCCCACCCGTGCCTGCTCCgatcccctccctccccttgcGCTAACTGAACTCCATGCGCTGCAGTCTCCGTACGCTGCTGGGAGACAAGACAGAGACCCTGGGGTGCAGACTGCAGAGCACCCCCAACCTTGCAGACCCCTCCTTGGGCCCCAGCTCACCCCACATCTCGATCCAGCATGGTGCCCGGGTGGAAGGGGGGGAAGGCGTTGCCGTTCGGGGGCTCCTTTGGCGAGTACAGCTTGAATGACTTAGAGGAACAgcctggagagagagaggggacaTGGGTCAGCCAGGAGCACCCCACAAGGAGAGACGCCCtgctgcaaggaggaggaggaggaggaggaggaggaggaaggatgcaGGACCAGCCCAGCCCCCATCAGCACAGCCTCatctctcctctgctccccccaaTGCCAGCCCAGCCCCTTCACCCCACACACAGCTCCAGGCCTCCCCCATGCAGGATGGGACCCACAGGGTCAGGGCTGAGCTTTCAGGATCGACAGCCGGAGGGGCCCGGCCCCATCCCAGGGATTTCCCACTGGTGCCCAGAGTTTGTCAGTTCTCAGCTGGCCAAGCTCTGGGGATGGTGCCTGAGGGGGACAGTCCAGCTGGTGAGCTGTGGGGGGCGGGCTGGCTGGGCCCTATCCTCCCCCTAGCCCTCCCTCCCGCGCCGTTCCTAATCCCACCGACCTGACCCGGGAATCACACGGGATCTTTTCGCTGACCTTTCTATCGTCATGGCGACGGGTGAATAATCACCCGGAGGGACGGATGGCAGGTCCCCAGGCAGCCACCATCTGCCGCTCGGGCAGGCCAGCGGCCACCCGGCTCCAGGTGGACGGAGAGATCCCACACACCAGCCCGCAGCCCTGATCAAACCACCCCAACGCCTTGCTGCCCCCCGCAGCACCGGGGCAAAGGACGAGGAGCCCACAGAGGGCCACGGGGTGCGATGGGGTGTGCAACGGGGCATGCAACGTGTGCGAGCCAGCACCCATCCCCGAAAGCAACCTGGGGACCCCCCCAGGCCCGCCAATGAGAGACAGAGATGCCCGCCAGATCCAGCCACGCCGGCATGGCCAGCCCCACCCGGGCTCCCAAGGGGCAGCCGGGGGCTCCCACGCTCACCGGCCCCCTTCCACCGCCGGGGCAGGTTCCCGGGAGTGGCGGCTGCCAGCGCCCCTCCCTGAGCCCCACGGGAGCCCCGGCacgccccgccgccggcaggACCCGGCACGCTGCGCCCGGGCGCTGCTGAGGCACGCGGCTCCTCCCCGGCGGGCAGCCGGGCTGACCTGGATGGGGCGCAGCGGCAGGCCGGCTGCCAGGCAGCTCCGGCTCCACCGGCTTAGCCGGCCCTGCCACGCACGGGCACGTCTCCCCCACGCCGCGCCGCAGGCGGGGGCCCCGAAGCCGGTCGCGCCGGGCTGCCGGCCACAGCCAGAGCCGAGGCGGGATCCCCGTCGGCCGCCCGCCTGCACGCAGCCCCGGGCCGGGCGCTTCCCGACGCCCACGAGCTGCCAGGATTGCTGCCCGCTGCTGCAGAAAGCGAGAGCAGCAGTGGAGGGAAGCGTCCGGGAGGTGCCGGGCACCATCACAGGGCCAGGCTGCAGGAAAGGGCACAGGGACAGGATCGGAGCAGCCACTCGCCTGCGACggatgcggggggggggggagcaaaaAGCATCAGGGTTAAGGAATGCGGTGCCACCAGCACTGGGACCCACAATGTCCAGCTCGTTGCGACCTGTTAGCCAACACAGGAGCCCGAATGACCAGGGCATCACCATCACCCCTGCCAAGCTGCCTGGGACGCAGAGCCCGCAGTCACAGGGATCCACACGCAGCTGAGCAAGCAAGGGTTGGTCAAAAATAGAGGGAGTCACCTCCCCAGCGTTAAATCCAGTTTGCAACAGGGGAAATCTGTGTTTCACCCCTTGATTCTTGTCTTCCTGGGGCCCCGGTGCCTTTTCACCGCATTTCCCCATGGCAGCCACACCCAGCAGCCTCTCCCCAGTACCCACCAGGACGCACCGGTCCCGCAGGGCTGGAGCCAGCCCAGCCGCTCCGCCGGGGGCCCgctgctcctgctccttgcTCCTGCCCGCCTGCAGCGAGGATAAGTGGGGCACGGCACAATTTCTCATATGGCTGCTAACAA includes:
- the LDB1 gene encoding LIM domain-binding protein 1 isoform X1, giving the protein MLDRDVGPTPMYPPTYLEPGIGRHTPYGNQTDYRIFELNKRLQNWTEECDNLWWDAFTTEFFEDDAMLTITFCLEDGPKRYTIGRTLIPRYFRSIFEGGATELYYVLKHPKESFHNNFVSLDCDQCTMVTQHGKPMFTQVCVEGRLYLEFMFDDMMRIKTWHFSIRQHRELIPRSILAMHAQDPQMLDQLSKNITRCGLSNSTLNYLRLCVILEPMQELMSRHKTYSLSPRDCLKTCLFQKWQRMVAPPAEPARQQPSKRRKRKMSGGSTMSSGGGNTNNSNSKKKSPASTFALSSQVPDVMVVGEPTLMGGEFGDEDERLITRLENTQFDAANGIDDEDSFNNSPALGANSPWNSKPPSSQESKSENPTSQASQ
- the LDB1 gene encoding LIM domain-binding protein 1 isoform X2, producing the protein MLDRDVGPTPMYPPTYLEPGIGRHTPYGNQTDYRIFELNKRLQNWTEECDNLWWDAFTTEFFEDDAMLTITFCLEDGPKRYTIGRTLIPRYFRSIFEGGATELYYVLKHPKESFHNNFVSLDCDQCTMVTQHGKPMFTQVCVEGRLYLEFMFDDMMRIKTWHFSIRQHRELIPRSILAMHAQDPQMLDQLSKNITRCGLSNSTLNYLRLCVILEPMQELMSRHKTYSLSPRDCLKTCLFQKWQRMVAPPAEPARQQPSKRRKRKMSGGSTMSSGGGNTNNSNSKKKSPASTFALSSQDVMVVGEPTLMGGEFGDEDERLITRLENTQFDAANGIDDEDSFNNSPALGANSPWNSKPPSSQESKSENPTSQASQ